A single window of Candidatus Bathyarchaeum sp. DNA harbors:
- a CDS encoding ABC transporter permease, with protein MQSVLTVCRKELSDHLGSRRYLLLFSLIVVLSILSAYTGSSYIRDNPNVSFTSIFSGSLGSSFSFIYLMVLFGPIIGLALGFDAINRERTRGSLSVVLSQPIFRDSILNGKFLAGIVALSVLAVSTVGIITGVSIPLLGFGPGFDEIIRIGLFTLLTILYLSIWLAVGLLFSTLTKNTTTSILASISTWLLFSILMTVIASLVANIVVPVEFPGGIQVFTSSSVMSDTRAGGNFNQTSPVDMSQFQDYIDTIEANANLESAIKSISPTYLYEEAAQSLLGVTEGGFMTDGNPFQSLDTSQSIASCWPHATVLAVVLIVCFASSYMLFLRQEIRAGG; from the coding sequence ATGCAAAGTGTATTAACTGTATGCCGAAAAGAACTTTCAGACCATCTAGGAAGCAGACGCTACCTTTTGCTGTTCTCACTGATTGTAGTTTTATCAATTTTGTCCGCTTACACTGGCTCGAGCTACATCCGGGATAACCCCAACGTTAGTTTCACTAGCATTTTTTCTGGGTCCCTAGGCAGCAGCTTTTCTTTCATTTACCTGATGGTTCTATTTGGCCCAATAATCGGATTAGCCCTAGGCTTTGACGCCATAAACAGAGAACGCACACGGGGCAGCCTTTCGGTTGTTCTTTCGCAACCGATATTTCGGGACTCTATCCTCAACGGCAAGTTCCTTGCAGGTATAGTTGCTCTTTCAGTGTTGGCAGTAAGTACTGTGGGAATAATAACTGGCGTTTCTATTCCTCTGTTAGGGTTTGGACCTGGATTTGACGAAATCATTAGAATCGGATTGTTCACGCTGCTCACAATTTTGTATTTGTCTATCTGGCTTGCTGTTGGCTTACTGTTTTCCACCCTAACTAAAAACACAACAACATCTATACTGGCATCAATATCCACTTGGCTGCTCTTTTCGATTCTCATGACCGTCATTGCATCACTGGTCGCCAACATAGTTGTACCCGTTGAGTTCCCAGGCGGAATCCAAGTATTCACTTCAAGTTCAGTCATGTCTGACACTAGGGCCGGTGGAAATTTCAACCAAACTTCGCCAGTTGACATGTCACAATTCCAAGACTACATTGATACAATAGAAGCAAATGCTAACCTTGAGTCCGCTATAAAATCAATTTCGCCGACGTATCTTTACGAAGAAGCCGCCCAATCCCTGCTTGGAGTAACTGAAGGAGGATTCATGACGGATGGAAACCCCTTCCAGTCATTAGATACTTCTCAAAGTATAGCCTCATGCTGGCCACATGCAACCGTTCTTGCAGTTGTCTTAATTGTTTGCTTTGCTTCATCGTATATGCTGTTCTTGCGTCAAGAAATCCGGGCAGGAGGTTAA
- a CDS encoding NEW3 domain-containing protein, producing the protein MKLLLQPSKKTLEATTKLFVISLLCSVSVITVLSPSLSVYALSSNIQGFIEDESGESLGRVTVELLSGSSVVKAYTSNSIGYFYLNNVNYGQYTIRFIKSGYVTTEKTINLQNSETNLGTIVLDSAIQMSGSTLNLITIPDAQISIPFTVENAGPETQIVDILTSHPEGWYTRIRANSYEVTKLSLDSGQSLSLQLEVVVPSTAPLDQEYNVSVITLGATNTSLTFSVLTRSQPAEFPSLTLHSSVLNMVANSGEKLVLPFTVSNIGDITESIEFSVSTPESWSTRVLNDNGREITKASLSAGGTANYNLEIIIPMDYTGDTNLQLTAVGNTVAALDFTVNVEPVSESIMSCRFPGKLGVPGDSVTFDVTLTNPFNVETQFELSVGYVPANWTVHITPSSGEAVTDIILGPDESLSLVIQVETASSAISDTVYDVVVVAESDGQPVSSLPLTVTLEGDASAVTITTKFPDVTIQAGEAVEYAVTVTNVGDTNRLLYFSIDAPSNWNAVVKSGELEVSKLSLDAGSSESLTIKVTPPSTVSLGSYDLTVQFTSESGALLGEKQLTATVVGAYSLDLGLSTLLKSTTSGESVSFTATVTNTGYSYVTGVSLEFDVEDDWDVTISPTQVDMLTPQQSCTFEVTVDTPTGTVSGDYMVTVGAVSDQSSSDNTQVRVTVTTSSSWAIYGIGVAAVLIVALVLVFKKFRRR; encoded by the coding sequence ATGAAATTATTACTTCAGCCATCAAAAAAAACGTTGGAAGCAACAACAAAACTTTTCGTAATTAGTCTGTTGTGTTCTGTTTCAGTAATTACTGTTCTATCGCCTTCTTTATCTGTATACGCGCTTAGTTCAAATATTCAGGGTTTTATCGAAGATGAAAGTGGAGAAAGCTTGGGCCGTGTTACTGTCGAATTACTTTCGGGTTCGTCAGTCGTCAAAGCCTATACCAGCAATTCAATTGGATACTTCTACCTCAACAACGTCAACTATGGACAATACACTATCAGATTTATCAAATCAGGATATGTTACAACTGAAAAAACCATTAACCTGCAAAACTCAGAAACCAACTTAGGAACCATTGTTTTAGATAGCGCAATCCAGATGTCTGGTTCAACTCTTAACTTGATAACTATTCCGGACGCTCAAATCAGTATCCCCTTCACGGTAGAAAACGCTGGTCCTGAAACCCAAATTGTGGACATTTTAACTTCCCATCCTGAAGGATGGTATACAAGAATCCGGGCCAATAGTTATGAAGTCACAAAATTATCATTAGATTCAGGTCAAAGCCTATCCCTTCAACTAGAAGTTGTTGTTCCATCAACAGCCCCTCTAGACCAAGAATATAATGTTTCAGTAATTACCCTTGGAGCAACAAACACGTCCTTGACGTTTTCAGTATTAACCCGAAGTCAACCTGCAGAATTTCCCTCATTGACTTTGCATTCTTCAGTTTTAAACATGGTTGCAAACTCAGGCGAAAAACTGGTGTTACCGTTTACAGTAAGCAACATTGGCGACATAACCGAATCAATCGAGTTTTCAGTTTCCACTCCTGAAAGCTGGTCAACACGGGTCCTAAACGATAACGGTCGCGAAATTACAAAAGCTTCTTTATCCGCGGGTGGAACAGCAAACTACAATTTAGAAATCATTATCCCCATGGATTACACGGGCGACACCAATCTACAATTAACCGCCGTAGGAAACACTGTTGCCGCGTTGGACTTTACAGTAAATGTTGAACCTGTAAGCGAATCTATAATGAGTTGTCGTTTTCCAGGAAAGTTAGGGGTACCCGGAGACTCAGTTACCTTCGATGTAACTTTAACCAATCCCTTCAATGTTGAAACACAATTTGAGCTATCTGTCGGTTATGTACCCGCTAATTGGACGGTTCATATTACTCCCTCAAGCGGTGAAGCAGTAACTGACATAATTCTTGGTCCTGACGAATCCTTGTCCCTTGTTATTCAAGTTGAAACTGCAAGTTCTGCAATCTCAGACACTGTATACGACGTAGTTGTTGTTGCTGAATCTGATGGTCAGCCTGTTAGTTCTCTTCCGTTAACGGTGACTTTAGAAGGCGATGCAAGTGCCGTTACAATAACCACAAAATTCCCGGACGTTACTATCCAAGCAGGTGAAGCCGTTGAGTACGCTGTTACTGTAACAAACGTGGGGGACACAAACAGGCTGTTATATTTCTCAATTGATGCTCCATCAAACTGGAACGCTGTTGTTAAATCTGGAGAACTCGAAGTTTCAAAACTTTCTTTAGATGCTGGAAGCTCGGAATCTCTTACTATCAAAGTAACGCCTCCAAGCACAGTTAGCCTTGGTTCTTATGACCTAACTGTTCAATTTACCTCAGAAAGTGGAGCCCTGCTAGGCGAGAAACAACTTACCGCCACAGTAGTTGGCGCTTATTCCTTAGACCTCGGGTTATCTACCCTACTAAAAAGCACAACCAGTGGAGAATCTGTTTCCTTTACTGCAACTGTCACAAACACTGGTTACTCGTATGTCACCGGTGTTAGTCTAGAGTTTGACGTAGAAGACGACTGGGATGTCACAATCAGTCCAACCCAAGTGGACATGCTCACGCCCCAACAATCTTGCACCTTTGAAGTTACTGTAGACACACCCACCGGAACTGTATCAGGTGACTACATGGTCACTGTGGGCGCAGTAAGCGACCAAAGCAGTTCTGACAATACACAAGTCCGCGTCACCGTTACTACCTCGAGTTCATGGGCAATCTACGGAATCGGAGTGGCAGCTGTTTTGATTGTTGCACTTGTGTTAGTTTTTAAGAAATTTAGAAGAAGATAA
- a CDS encoding ABC transporter ATP-binding protein, which produces MTEPIIQTHQLTKQYGDFTAVNQLELSINEGEIVGFLGPNGAGKTTTLLMLMGLSVPTSGTARVGGYDVVEESKQVRQIAGMMPEGSGYYEDLTARQNLRYIGQLNEIPKDELEKSIDELLAAVNLSKWADSKVEKFSRGMKQRLGISEVLIKKPKIAFFDEPTLGLDPKATKELRDILLRLNKEQGLTIFLSSHLLHEVQQTCQRVLIIRRGKLVASDTISNLSSSLADKKSGNLEFELTKIDSDLIRKLNNIEGVTSVEQQNHKLFINLENGNYREVSKTITEHGSIILLMRPKTFSLEEIFLDFYQEDN; this is translated from the coding sequence ATGACTGAACCAATTATACAAACCCACCAATTGACAAAACAATATGGCGACTTTACCGCGGTAAACCAACTGGAACTATCCATCAACGAAGGAGAAATCGTAGGTTTTCTAGGGCCAAACGGGGCTGGAAAAACTACCACCCTTCTTATGCTGATGGGGCTTTCAGTTCCTACTTCTGGTACTGCCCGCGTAGGCGGTTATGATGTTGTCGAGGAGTCAAAACAAGTAAGGCAGATTGCAGGGATGATGCCCGAAGGATCTGGCTATTACGAGGACCTAACCGCAAGACAAAATCTTCGTTACATTGGTCAACTAAATGAAATCCCCAAAGACGAACTGGAAAAAAGCATAGATGAACTGCTTGCAGCAGTAAACCTAAGCAAATGGGCAGACTCAAAGGTTGAAAAGTTTTCTCGCGGAATGAAACAGCGCCTCGGAATTTCAGAAGTTTTAATCAAAAAACCCAAAATCGCGTTCTTTGACGAACCCACCCTCGGATTAGACCCAAAAGCAACCAAAGAATTGCGGGATATTCTTTTGCGGTTAAACAAAGAGCAAGGCTTGACGATTTTTTTGTCTTCACATCTATTGCATGAAGTTCAACAAACATGCCAACGAGTATTAATCATTCGCAGAGGAAAACTTGTAGCCTCGGACACCATAAGCAACCTGTCTAGTTCTCTTGCGGACAAAAAATCAGGAAACCTCGAATTTGAATTAACAAAAATAGATTCAGACTTGATTCGAAAACTCAACAACATTGAAGGAGTAACTTCAGTTGAACAACAAAATCATAAACTGTTTATAAACCTGGAAAATGGGAATTACCGCGAAGTTTCAAAAACCATTACTGAACATGGTTCCATAATTTTGTTGATGCGACCAAAGACGTTTAGTCTTGAGGAAATTTTTCTTGACTTTTATCAGGAGGATAACTAA